The Rubripirellula tenax region AAAATGACTCTCCAAACAACTCAACAGAAAACATCGACTTCGGTCGAGACTTCATCACCAAACATCAACGAAGAACCCGCTCTGGCGCGTCGCCTGCCAGAGCGGGTTTTTTCGTGCGCGCACAGAATCGCAGAGCGAAAACCGGTTACCCGATGTGGACCCGCGACGCCGTCGTGGGATGGGAACTGCAAAGCAGTTCATTTGGAAAACGGGGCACACCCTGCAAACGGAGTCGCGGGGCCACGAGGTGTGACCTAATTTTGACAATGCCCATCCTTGTCCCTTATCTTGGGAGGTCTTGTCATCATTTCTTAAGGGCTGTTCCATGAAATCGCTCATTTCGAGTCGGCGGCGGATCGTCAGCGTCGGGTCTCTTTCCATTGCCTTGATCGGATGGGCGTATTGGATCTGCTTCGCGGAAAGGAAAGTGACTCCCGAGGATATTGCAGCGGGACGGGAATTGTTTCTTCATGAATGGGTAGCCGATGATCCGATGTGCGACGGTGGCGATGGACTCGGTCCCGTTTTCAATGCCGCGTCTTGCGTCGCATGCCATTCGCAGGGTGGAGTTGGTGGCGCCGGTGGACTCGAGAGTAATGTGTTGGCGTTTGAGGCGGATCCGGATTCGAGTCGCGCCCACGTTGTTAGCCATGTCGTGCATAAGTCAGCAACGCGGCCGGAGTATCAAGAGACGGAAGAGACGACAGGAATTTGTTTTCCGCCGATTCGTGGCGGGGCCAGGGTAGATGGTCGAAACGGAACGGCGGAATTGATTGATATTCCGGTTCTTCATTTTGAAGAAATCAATTCACCTGCTCTGTTTGGCGTCGGCTTGATGGACCAGGTTACGGAATATGAGATCGCGCTGGCCAGCGCCGGTCGATTCGGATCGACGTTGTCTGACAATTTCAACGGCAAGTTTTCTCATAACAAAGGCGGAAAGGTCCGCAGTCACTCGTTTGGGCGCAGCGGCAAATTTGGGTGGAAGGGACAGTTTGTCTCGTTACGCGATTTCGTGGCATCGGCCTGTGCGATGGAACTGGGGCTCACCAACCCAGTGAATTCGCAACCCTTGCCCAGACATCACTGCGAAGACAGTGACGCGGCGCTGGATATGACGGACGATCAATTGCACGAACTGGTTTCTTTCATTCGCAGTTTGCCTGCGCCGAAACAAATCATTCCGACCGATCCGCGAGAGCGTGAAAAGGTTGTTCAAGGTGAGCGATTCTTCAACGAAGCGGCCTGCAACGAGTGTCACTGCAAGGATGTCGGTCCCGCGAAAGGTATCTACAGCGACTTCCAACTCTATTCGCTGGAATTGAAATTGCCCCGAGGTGGCGGCGGGTATTACTTCGGTGGTGATTCGCTAACGCCAGCGCAGACGACGGGGAAAGTGGTTCCTCGGCCCAACGATGTTCCTGCGCTGTCACAATGGAAAACGCCGCCGCTTTGGGGTGTTGCCGATTCGGCGCCCTATTTTCACGATGGAAAATCGGCGACGCTTGTCGAGGCGGTGCTTCGACATGACGGGGATGCCAGCACGTCGAAAAAACGATTCCAGGCGATGAACGCGCAACAGCAAGCAATGCTGATCGACTTTTTA contains the following coding sequences:
- a CDS encoding di-heme oxidoredictase family protein, producing MKSLISSRRRIVSVGSLSIALIGWAYWICFAERKVTPEDIAAGRELFLHEWVADDPMCDGGDGLGPVFNAASCVACHSQGGVGGAGGLESNVLAFEADPDSSRAHVVSHVVHKSATRPEYQETEETTGICFPPIRGGARVDGRNGTAELIDIPVLHFEEINSPALFGVGLMDQVTEYEIALASAGRFGSTLSDNFNGKFSHNKGGKVRSHSFGRSGKFGWKGQFVSLRDFVASACAMELGLTNPVNSQPLPRHHCEDSDAALDMTDDQLHELVSFIRSLPAPKQIIPTDPREREKVVQGERFFNEAACNECHCKDVGPAKGIYSDFQLYSLELKLPRGGGGYYFGGDSLTPAQTTGKVVPRPNDVPALSQWKTPPLWGVADSAPYFHDGKSATLVEAVLRHDGDASTSKKRFQAMNAQQQAMLIDFLGSLRAPQDAEI